GACTCATTTAGCGGGGCAGTTTGGTATTCTTAATGCCGAGTTGTCTCGATCGAATATGTCCACGATATTTATGGGTTGAATTCTCTCTTCCTCCTTGGGTGGCTCTTCTCATATTAGATCTTGGTTGCCTATGGTTATTTGTTGGTCTTTATGGAAAATTCGAAATCAGGTGCTGTTCCAAGAGGGATTGCTCTCAGTGCAAAGGGTGATCGGGTTGGTAGATTCTTTTCTCATGCAACTAGTAAGAGCCAAGGTGTTTCGAGAACTGCATTTTCGAGGCAACACGGATTGTAAATGGTTTCGATATGTGGTCGCTCCCCTGAAGGTGAGCAAGCGTAGCATCAGTGTGTCCTGGCTTAAACCTCCGCTAGGTACTCTCAAATTAAATTCCGATGCAAGCATGGTGGAAGGGGTGGCCTCAGGTGGGGGGCTCATCAGGAATCATGAGGGTAACTTGATTTTTACCTTCTACAAGGAGTTTGGTGTTGCGGATGTGTTGTTGGCTGAAGGCTTGGCGTTATTGCATGGTCTTCAACTGTACAAGGAAAAAGGCTATAGTTCATTTCATACAGAGGTGGATTCAGAATCTCTGGCTTCTTTAGTCAAGGAGGGTACCCTGACTAAATGGCTTTTCTGCAATGTTTTGCTTGAAATTCGTTCACTATTAGTCTTGATGAACTCGGGGATCCGTCATATCTTTCGAGAAGCAAATTTGGCTACGGATAGGATGACAGCGCTGAGGGTTGGCCAAGTGTCCTTCATTTCTTCGACTAGTCATCTACCGGTTTTTCTACGGTCGGTCCTGGCATTAGATTCTAGATCTTTTCCTTATGTTCGTTCTCAGAGGGTGAGAGAGTAACATGTTTGCCCACTTTTCTCAGTAACTTCTTGAGATCAGGTCGAAACCCTCTTAAGCTCATGTATTTTTGAAGGTCTAATAAAAGGTcgaattatttggaaaaaaaaatctctctaACTAGTGATGATAATATATTCTTAAAATTTTGATAGTTACACCACCCGTCTTAATAATTACACTCCTAATATTATTATATTACATCGATATAGTGTATGTTGACTAATATATATGAAGAAATATATATTAATTGACATGATTAATGTATAAGCTATCACGAAACATCATCATAGTTGATTGAAATTTTACTCTTACTTACAAGaatattaattatttactcatgTATGTAAGACCATTTCATTTAAAAGTATTGAAAACATCTAATGAAAACTTTCCGTCATTCTAAGTGAGAATGATAATGCATTCTCATCTTTTTTATGGTTGCGTCGCTTCTCTTAATAGTTACACCTTACTATTATAAAATTGCACCAAGATAGTGTATCTTGACTAACATAAGTGAAGAGATAACTATTTATTGATCTAATTACATGTATAGACCAATAAGAAATTATCGCTCTATTGATGTAAAATTTTACTCTAATTTAGTGatacattaattattttattataatgTAAATTTATCTAATTTAAAGGCACTAGAAACATTTAAGGAAGACTACCTATCATTCTAACTGGTGATGATAATGTGTCATCATTTTCTTCATAATTACACTACTCGTTTTGATAGTTACACCCTAACATTATAAGGTTACACTAATGTAGTATATGTTGGCTagcaaaaatgaagagataattaTTGATTGATGTAATTATATGCATAGGCTATTGCGAAATTATTATCCTACTGATATAAAATTTGACTCTCATTTAAAGGAACTTCAAATCGTTTTATTAGAGGTATATAAGACTATTAGAAACATCCAATGAGTCCTACCTATCATTCTAATCAGTGATGATAATGcattctcaaattttttttatagttaCACCAATCGTCTTGATAGTTTCACTCTAATATTATAAAGTTACACTGGAATAGTGTATGTTAACTAACATAAGTGAAGAAGACATTGATTGACATAATTAAATACATATGCCACTATATAATTATCATTCTATTGATGTAAAATTTTACTCTTGTCTAAAAGGATTTTAATTGTATTATTAGGAGTATAAGACCATCTCATTTGAAGGTATTAGAAATAGTCAATGAAGACTACGTATCATTCTAAATGATGATGATAATGTATCTTCCTCTATTTTAAAATTACACTGTTCGACTAGATGGTTACCCTACTTAACTTAATAGTTACATCATAATATTATAAAATTACACGAAAATAGTATAAGTTAACTAATGTAGGTGAAGAAATAACTA
This sequence is a window from Coffea eugenioides isolate CCC68of chromosome 7, Ceug_1.0, whole genome shotgun sequence. Protein-coding genes within it:
- the LOC113777177 gene encoding uncharacterized protein LOC113777177, which encodes MVICWSLWKIRNQVLFQEGLLSVQRVIGLVDSFLMQLVRAKVFRELHFRGNTDCKWFRYVVAPLKVSKRSISVSWLKPPLGTLKLNSDASMVEGVASGGGLIRNHEGNLIFTFYKEFGVADVLLAEGLALLHGLQLYKEKGYSSFHTEVDSESLASLVKEGTLTKWLFCNVLLEIRSLLVLMNSGIRHIFREANLATDRMTALRVGQVSFISSTSHLPVFLRSVLALDSRSFPYVRSQRVRE